A region from the Vicia villosa cultivar HV-30 ecotype Madison, WI linkage group LG3, Vvil1.0, whole genome shotgun sequence genome encodes:
- the LOC131658726 gene encoding uncharacterized protein LOC131658726 translates to MSRITDFVDDIDDSKETLRLAVCINDLWSVVNSKGVKHLEMVVMDSKVNCDRIQVLVRRDHTSKWKQLLKEDITCIINNGNVYDNDFQWKLCDHPKKFVFFSGTTVKPIELNNIPSNRYFFKDFSDILKGECKMDRLQGVVHEIENCQSKAGGKKIVISFKLKDLGLSDSQNNEKPSQSTQTISTWSGSTQYTSIDKFVYNVKCMLLTDLSKLKQEIICVTGATTLKFVVPKNGWFYYGCTDFTLKAPNPENPYKYGCGENVMKPIPRYKVEIHVVDGDTKIRFVFWDSGCFNIIGKTTDDMRKSMIEDGEDDPMVYPDEHETLLKKKMAFRVMVQPTFNQGSVQKLLTDESSIDQILQNHIKYEVTRLDKLL, encoded by the exons ATGTCTCGCATAACCGATTtcgttgatgatattgatgattccAAAGAAACATTGCGTCTGGCTGTTTGTATCAATGACCTATGGAGCGTCGTTAATAGCAAAGGTGTCAAACACCTTGAGATGGTGGTGATGGATTCAAAGGTTAATT gtgATCGGATACAAGTGTTGGTTCGCCGTGACCATACCTCTAAATGGAAGCAGTTGTTGAAAGAGGATATAACTTGCATCATAAATAATGGAAATGTTTATGATAATGATTTTCAATGGAAGCTGTGTGACCATCCtaaaaaatttgttttctttAGCGGTACAACTGTTAAACCAATTGAGCTTAACAATATCCCTTCTAACAGATATTTCTTCAAAGATTTTTCTGATATCCTCAAAGGAGAATGTAAAATGGACAGACTTCAAG GTGTGGTTCATGAGATCGAAAACTGCCAATCCAAGGCTGGAGGAAAAAAGATAGTGATTTCTTTTAAACTGAAAGATTTGGG GTTGTCTGACTCTCAGAATAATGAAAAACCATCGCAATCCACACAGACGATATCTACTTGGTCTGGGTCAACCCAATACACATCAATTGATAAGTTTGTTTATAATGTCAAATGTATGTTGTTAACGGATTTGTCCAAGTTAAAACAG GAGATTATTTGTGTTACTGGGGCTACTACTTTAAAATTTGTTGTTCCTAAAAATGGATGGTTCTACTATGGATGCACCGACTTCACTTTGAAGGCTCCGAATCCAGAAAATCCGTATAAATATGGATGTGGCGAAAATGTTATGAAACCTATACCAAG GTATAAGGTTGAGATACATGTAGTTGATGGAGATACCAAAATCCGTTTTGTATTTTGGGATAGCGGTTGTTTTAATATCATAGGAAAAACAACCGACGATATGCGCAAATCCATGATAGAG GATGGTGAAGATGATCCTATGGTCTATCCAGACGAACATGAAACCCTGTTGAAAAAGAAGATGGCTTTTAGAGTTATGGTGCAGCCAACATTCAATCAAGGTTCGGTTCAGAAGCTTTTAACCGATGAGTCCTCCATTGATCAGATTCTACAGAACCACATCAAATACGAGGTAACCAGACTCGACaaactattataa